One Skermanella sp. TT6 genomic window, CTTCCGGCGCAGGGAGGCCGTGAAGCCCCGCGGCGGGCCGGCTTTCATCGCCGCGCGGTCGATTTCGGCGAAGCTGCGCTCGGCACGCCGCGCCGCCACGTGGGCGCGCTTGTCGGCACAGATGCGGGTGAGAACGTCGCTCATGCCGAGCCTCCGCTGTTGGTGATGGCGATCAGGCGGTCCAGTACGGTGCGTGCCCGGCCGCTGTCGATGGCGTCCCGGCCGAGGGCCACGGCTCCGCAGAGGTCCGGGGCCTTGCCGGCGACCAGCAGGGCCGCCGCGCTATTCAGCAGCACGATGTCGCGATAGGCTCCATGCGCGCCGGCGAGGACCGCGTTCAACGCCTCCGCGTTCGTCGCGGCGTCGCCGCCCTTCAGGTCGGACGGACTGGACAGCAGGAGTCCGGCCTGGGCCGGCTCGATGTCGAACCGGGTGACCACGCCGTCCTTCAGCTGCGCCACGTGGGAGGCGCCGGTGGTGGTCAGTTCGTCCAACCCGTCGGAGCCATGGACGACCCAGGCGGTTTCCGATCCCAGCCGGGCCAGGACCTGGGCGATCGGTTCCAGCCATTCCTTCGCGAAGACGCCGAGAAGCTGCCGCTTGGCGCCCGCCGGGTTCGACAGCGGACCCATCAGGTTGAAGATCGTCCGGGTGCCCAGCTCGACCCGCGTTCCCGCCACGTTGCGCATGGCCGTATGGTGGCGCGGCGCCATCAGGAAGCAGATGCCGATCTCGTCGAGCGCCCGCTGCACCAGCGCCATCTCG contains:
- the trpD gene encoding anthranilate phosphoribosyltransferase → MTADMSDMKAILAGVAAGRRLGESEAELAFDIIMSGNATPAQMGGFLMALRVRGETVEEITGAARTMRAKAVPIKAPPGTIDTCGTGGDASGTYNISTATALVVASCGVPVAKHGNRAASSKSGAADVLTALGVDIECEMALVQRALDEIGICFLMAPRHHTAMRNVAGTRVELGTRTIFNLMGPLSNPAGAKRQLLGVFAKEWLEPIAQVLARLGSETAWVVHGSDGLDELTTTGASHVAQLKDGVVTRFDIEPAQAGLLLSSPSDLKGGDAATNAEALNAVLAGAHGAYRDIVLLNSAAALLVAGKAPDLCGAVALGRDAIDSGRARTVLDRLIAITNSGGSA